TTTTGAGTTGTGCTCTTAATGCGCAACGTTTTGTTAATGTGGCTCTGGATGGGGCACAGACGGTTTGTTCTATCCAGCAAGACAGTCAGGGCATGATGTGGCTTGGTACAGAGAATGGACTTTACTGCTATGATGGTTATCATAGTTATAAGCAATATACAGAGCATACTTTTTCTAATACCCGCGTTTATGCAATGGCTGTAGATAGAGAGCAGTTATTTCTCGCTACAGACAAGGGTATGATGTGCTTCAATCTGCAATCTAATTCTTATGTACAGCCGTCTGCTGATGCAACAAAGGATAATGGAAGAAAAAGCACTTTGGAACAGAGAGCGATCCTCCTGAAATACAGACAGATAGTTTTTGGCAGCGAAGTATATGCTTTGCTGGATACACCTAAGGGATTGCTCGTGGGAACTCTATCGGGTTTGTATTCAGTAAAAAAGCAGGCTTTAAACGGAAAGAATTCTTGGGCGAAATTGAACAAGCAACGTATCCTGCTTCCCGACAGTCAGCAACCTCTTGTCAATGCCTTGGCTTACGATGCCAAGCGCCGTTGCTACTGGATAGGTACAGAAGGTGCCCTGTATTGTGCAGACTTACAACTGAAGAATTTTACCAGGATTTCTCAGTTGAATGGTAATTCCGTCAAGTGTTTGGCAGAAGAATCCAATGGCAATCTGTATATTGGAACAGATAATGGACTCTATCGCCTGTCTTTGGACAATTCCATTCTGCATTTCGAGCACGACTCCCGTGATGCTTCTTCCATTCCTAATAATATCGTCTGGTCTTGTTTTGTGGATAAGTGGCAGAATGTGTGGATAGGAACGGATAATGGTCTATCCCGTCTTTCCACGCATACTTATTTCCAATATACCTCGCTTGATAAGATCACTCTTTCGGGGGAAGGTAACTGTCTGCATGAAATTTGTCAGACCAGAGATGGAGAATGGTGGTTGGGAGGAACCAATGGCTTGATTCGTTTTGGAATGAATGCCAGTCAAAATGCATCGGATGGCAATGTTGCCTGGTATAAGCAGAACAGTTCGTCTTATCCCCTGAGTCATAATCGTGTTCGTAAAATCTATGAAGATCGCAAGGGGGACGTATGGGTATGTACGGATCATGGAGTCAACTACTACAATCGCCAAACCAAACAGATGCATAACTTTATCATCTGCGACAAGACTGGCAAATATTCTACAGCCTGGGCATACGATGTGCTGGAAGATAAGCAGGGCAGAATGTGGATGGCTTCCTATATGGGAGGCATCTTTGTCATCAGCAAGCAGAGACTTCTGTCTTTGATGACCCATTCTTCAGGTTCTACTACCATCGTGGCTGATTATCATTTCTCCGACCAAGGTAAGAATGCACTTTCAGGTTTGCATGTAGGACAGATGGTGATAGATGCACAAGGTATGGTTTGGGCTTCCAGTTTCAGTAGCTTGGACCGTATCAATCCGCAAACTATGAAGGTGGTTCCTGTTGAGCACAAGGATGATATCAACTATTTGATGGCTGATTCTAAAGGAAATGTCTGGGCAGGTGGAAACACAGAGGTAAAATGCTTTGTGATAAATCCTTCTGCCAACCACTCGCAGCTGGAGACGAAGACATGGAAGATAGGCGGAAAAGTGATTACTATGTGTGATGTGGATGGCAAGACCTGGGTGGTGAGCGGTAAGGAATGTTGTGTCATCGATTTGGGTGGCAAGAGTTCCCGTTTCAAGATTCCTTCTTCTATTGCTCCTTTAGCCATTTTCTATTCTAAGGCTCAGCACATGGTAATGATGGGTGGCAACGATGGCTATATCTGTCTGCGTGCCGATATGCCGATGGAGAAAGGGTTGCAGACCAAACTGATGTTGGCAGGTATTGTGGTCAATGGAAATCAATGGCAAGATGCAGCTCCTCGCAATATGAAGGAGTTGGAACTTGCAAGTGATGAGAATAGCTTTACCCTTCAGCTGACAGATCTTCCGTTCTCCGACCATCCTTCTGCTGTCTATGCTTATCGGTTGGAAGGTAGTGATCACGACTGGCATTATCTGAATAAGAAAAGGTTGGATATCAGCTATAATGGTTTGCCATATGGTAATTATCATCTGAAGGTGCATGTCGTGGATGGTGAGGGTAATATAGGAGCCGAAGTGTATTCTCTTGATATTACGATATTGCCACCATGGTATCTTTCCATTTGGGCAAAGTTAGTTTATCTTTTGTTGGCTATTGTATTGGCTTGGGGAATCATGAAGTTCTATCTGGTGCGTGAGCGCCTGACGGAGGAGCGCAGGCAGAAGGCTGAAATCCTGGAGCAGGTAGAGGCACGTATCAGTTTCTTCAATCGTCTGTCAGAGGATTTGAAGACCGCTGTGACTCATCGCTCATTTGATGAAATTCTGGAACTAACCAACCGTTATTTAGGTGTGAAGATAGAGAAAAAGGAGGCAGAAGAACCTGCTTTAAATGCTGCAGACCAACGGCTTCTGAAGGAGATTACCGAGACGATAGAGACCCACATGATAGACTCAGACTTCAATGTGACCACCTTGCAGGAGATATTAGGTATTGGAGGCAAGCAGCTGTACCGTAAGTTGAAGGCGATGACAGGAAAAACTCCTGTAGAGTATATCCGTGAACTCCGAATGAACAAGGCAGCCGTGATGTTGAAAGAAGGTAAGTTCAGCGTTTCTGAAGTGATGTACACGGTGGGCTTCTCCAACAACAGTTATTTCTCTAAGTGCTTCTCCAAGGCTTTTGGTATGACGCCGACGGAGTATATGAAGAGTTAAGTGAAGAATTAAGTGAAGAGTGAAGAACGAAGAGTGAAGAATTCAATAGTAATTAGGGTATGAAGACGATACAACCGATATTGACCATTACGGGTTCTGACAGTACGGGTGGTTCTGGTGTGCAGGCGGATATCAAGACGATATTCGAATTGGGAGGTTATGCCGTATCGGCGATAACCAGCATCACCGTGCAGAATACCCTGGGTATCCAGGAGTTCTTCGATATTCCTGCCGAGATTGTTTCGGGGCAGATAGAGGCTATCATGAACGATATGCAGCCCGATATAGTGAAGATAGGTATGATACGCAGGGTGGAGACGCTGAATGTGGTCATCGATGCCCTGACCCGGTATCGTCCTGCTCATATCATCTATGCTCCAGCAATCTGGTCTAGTCAGGGCGATGCGCTGATGACGGAGGATGTGGTGAGCCAGATCAAGTACCGTCTGCTGCCGCTCTGTTCGGTAGTCGTGGCGAGAAAGAAGGAGAGTGACATCATTCTTCAGAACTCCCGACTCCTGGAGCTTGCCGAGAAGCAGGGGCTCCGGATCTATCGCCTCGACAATGCCAATTCGCATGGTCTCATCAACCGTTTCTCTTCTGCCCTTGCCATCTATCTGAACCAGGGCAAGAAGATGGAAGAGGCGTTGGCGATGGCGCAGGATTTTATCAATATAGAACTGGCTAGGGAGAGCAATCTGCAGGGCAGGAGTTCTGAGCTTTACAACCAGTTTATCTCGCAGGTGAATAACTTCTGCCGCACCTATAGCGATGTGCATTTCTATGCCGACCAGCTGAATGTGAGTGGCCGTTATCTGGCGCAGGTTACCCGCCGTATCTCTGGCAAGACGCCGAAGGCAATCATCGATGAATACATCGTGAAGGAGATAGAGCGCGAGCTTTCTACCACCACGCATACGGTGCAGGAGATAGCCAACGCTTTCGGCTTCTCATCCCAGGCTCATCTCACCAAGTTCTTCAAGAAGATGAGAGGGGTAACGCCTTCTGCTTTCAGGCAACCAAAGCCTGTTAATTAAAATGAGTCTAGCCAAAAGAAATAATGAAATCCAGCCAACTGAGGAAATATCGAAAAAAGTAGTATGGTAGACCTCCCGAAAATTTTCTCCCGACGCATCACTTTGTGCCCGGAAATGGCAAAAAGTTGCCCCAGTAGAGGGCAATATTGTGCCATAGTTAGGCAATAAATGGAATGAGTCATTATTTTTTCTATTTTATAGTGCAGATAGTCTTTGTATTGCAGGGAAATGTTATATCCTTGCAACAATGTGATGACTATGATTGCCAAAATCGTTATACTATAATACCTTTTCATACCTATGCGTTTTGTTGTCTGATACTATAAACTGCAAAAGTACTAATTTATTTTTAAACTCACGCACTTTTCTACATCATTTTTACATAATAATCTAGGGGCAAATATTATGTAAAAATGATGTAAAAGGTTTGGCGGTTTGAGCAATTTGCCGTAATTTTGCACCGAGATAATTTTAATTAATATAAAGAGAAAATAGTATGAAAGAATTGTTGTTGTTGACTTTGTTGGCATCTTCGGCTACAGTTTCTGCTCAAGAGGTAGATTCTGTGAAAACTCAGCATATCAAAGAGGTGGTGGTCACTGCTAAGAATCACGTTGCAATCAAAGATGGTGTTTCATACACTCCAACTCCTGAAGAACGCAAGTCTTCATCTAATTATTCTGCATTGCTGGCTCGTATGATGGTGGCAGGATTGCATGTAGATGAATTTACAAATAAAGTTGAGACAAATTGGGGCAAGGAAGTTCATTTCTTTATCAATGGTTTTGAGGCTAGCGATTGGGAGGTGAAAACTCTTCGACCAAAAGAGGTGGCCCGTGTGGAATTCTTACAATCACCATCTGAGGCAAAATATAAAAACTATCAGGCTGTAGTCAACTTTGTATTGCGTGAATACAAATATGGAGGTTATGTAATGGCCGAGACTAACCAAAGCTTTGGTAACTATGATAGTGGTGATTATGATGTCGCAGGAAAGCTGAAGAAGGGACATATGACTTATCAGGCAATTGTGGAAGCATATTATAAAAATGCTCATGAAATAAGAGGTAACAGGAATATCACTTATACTTATAATGATGCTTCTACGCTTAACAAAAAGGTTGACTATGAGCAAGTTGAAAAGCAGCGAATTTATTCTACAGGTATCAGCGCCAGATATGATTCCAATAATCTGATTTGGTTGGTTCAAGCTGGTGTGAGATATAACAAAACTCCTGATATTTATACCCGACAGAACATTAGATACAATGAGTCTGAAGAGACTTCTTCTGTTTCTGATGCTACCTCTCAATCTCTTACGCCCTATGTGAGCTCACAATTCTATCTGGAGGGACTGCCTCATCGTGCTTATGTATATGGTGGACTTTCTTTCTCCTATAACCACAACAAGGGTAGCGAGGATTATCAATTAATGGAATCGGAAGGTCAAAGCATCATCAATGGAACAAGGGAAAATGCTTATTTGCCAAGCTTATGGCTAGGTTATGGATTGCCTGTTTATAAACAAAATTATTTGGTGTTTACTGCTCAACTCAACTCTGAGATTTATCGCACGAACTATTATGGAACCGCCGATACTTATCAGAAATTAGTGAACTCTTACTATTCCTTTGACTTAAATTATAATCATAAGTTCTCTAAAAAGTGGAGTGGCAGTTTGAAAATGTCCATACCTGTACAGAGTTATAAGGTTCAAGATGAACCAACGATGACAAAGGCTTATATTAATGGAGGCATGACGCTTAGTGGACGGTTTAACGAGAAGCATTCCGTTTATGTACAGGCTAACATCACTCAAAGTTCTATTAATCCTACTTACTACAATACAGTGGTGCGCCAGGACGATGAGGTGACAGGCAGCAAGGGTAATGCTGATTTGAAAACTGTACGCCAGGCCTATGCCCTTTTGTCATATACATGGATGCCTTCTAATTTGTTCTCTCTTAATTCATCCTTTAGTTGGGATAATATCATCAATGATATTGTACCTTATTGGCATGAAATAAATGGACTGATGGTAAAGGAGATGATTAATAGTGGCTCGTTCAATCCAATATATATCAATGTGACTCCATCTTTGAACCTTGCACATGGTAAGATTCGTTTGAGTTCTAAAGTTTCGTATGTGCATGAATGGCATTCCGGTCTGTTTCATATAAACAACGGTTATTGGGGACTATATCCTACCTTGTATTGCAGACTAGGAAAATTCTGGACTGTAAATCTCAATTACGCTTATAGTTCTGGAGAAGGATATATGCGTGGAAGTTCCAACCTTACTCGCTTCTCAGATAATTTGAAGTTAGGATTACAATATACCAAGGGAAATTTATTTGTTAAATTACAGGTTAATTCCCTCATACTTAAAAATGGTAATACGAAGAGTTGGCTTATCTCTGATTATATTGATAGTTATTCTTATCAAAGCCGTCCATGGGATAGACGCTATGTGTCATTATCTGCAAGTTATACTTTAGATTATGGCAAGAAGATTAATCATGGGAGCAATTTGAAATTTAACGGAACGACAAAAACGTCAGTATTGTAATTGTTTATGCGTAATATTAAGGTTGTTCACCAACATTTGCAAGCATGCAATGCGGTATCACCTGCTTGCAGATGATATGTAGATATTTCGACAGGGAATACTCTTTGGACTCTCTGTTGAAGATTTGTTTTGCAACAACGGAAGGTGTCTCCATGTTGGGCATCAATGAGGCTGCAAGAATATTGGGATTTCACTGGATAAGCACTCGCTCTAATTGATATCCAATCAAAGTCCAATTTGGAGCGAGTTTGTTTTGTTAACACATAAATAAATCTCTCTTGCAAAATCGCCAATGAAGCTGTAGAAAGACTTCGTTGGCGATTTCTCAATATATAATCTTACTCAATCATATTCTTGAGTATCCATTTCCTGAAGAATGGGTCTTCTATTTCATATCTGTCACTTCGGATGATGTAGCCTTTCTTGCTTAAACGCAATAGGGCACTGGTCATCGTGCTGGTAGGTTGGTTCCTGTCTTGTGCAGGATTGTTGCCCTCGCAGATACTGACCATTACATACTTGTCTGTCTTATTGAAATTCAACCATAAACGTTCGTAGTCTAAATCATGAGTTGTTATGATGTCTTCTATGGCGAGTTGGAGTACATCCTCGTTTTTGCCAGCTTCCAGGTTGTTCCAAACTGCGAATGAAAGCTGTTGCGTGTAGTATGGATGGCAACTTGTAAAGGCCAGTATCTCGTCTGCAATTTGAGTAGGCTGCTCTGATACATCTTTCAATCTGTCTGCAATATATGATTTGAAATCTTCGTATGGAATCTTGTTGAGTCTCATCAGCATTCCAAAATGATAGAACGGAGACTTCACACGTTCAAAGATATCTGTCATCATCGATTCCTGGCTGCCCAGAAAGATGTAATTGATGTCTGTCTGTTCCTGCATGATGGAACGGAGCTGCTTATCCATGTTTTTATCGATTTCCAGGATGCTTTGAAACTCGTCAAAGACAACAATCAGTTTGTTTTGAGGTGTAGAAACCTTCTGAATTGTATTTAAAACATCTTCTATTGCAGTTGTTCCATTATCGGTTGATGGTTGGAATGAAACCGATAGCTCGTCTGTCATCGGGTTCATGTTGATAGAAGGAATGATGCGGAAGTTACGAAGATAGTGCTTCATCTTTTCCAGTTTGAATTGATTGAGCAGTTCCTTCAGAAGCTTTGCCGCAAAATCTTCTTTGCTGAGCACGGCTTGCATATTGAGCCATAGGTATGGTCGTTGGGTTTGGACAACAGCCTTTTTTACGAGACTTGATTTACCAAAACGTCGTGGTGACATAAGAACAAGGTGGTTCTCGCTCTTGAGAAACTGTACGATGTAGTCCAGTTCTTTCACTCTGTCTGTAAAGTATGGAGCATCAACTAATGAGCCAAATTTAAACGGATTTTCCATAATCGAAATTTTTCGTAACGAAATTTTTCGCAAAGATACGAAAAAATAAAGATGCTTAGAAGATAAACTCCTTTAAATTATTATTGTTTAACATCTTTCGGCTTGAGTGTAGCAAACTCGGTATTGCCCAGTGTCTTCTCGCTGCAGCCACGGAAGCTGAGCACATGAGTCTCTGTATCTACGGTGTAGGCACCTATGTTTATCATACGAGAATTGCTGAAGTCTTTGCGCTTGGCATAGCGGTTTACCCATCCCAGAA
This is a stretch of genomic DNA from Segatella hominis. It encodes these proteins:
- a CDS encoding AAA family ATPase, whose product is MENPFKFGSLVDAPYFTDRVKELDYIVQFLKSENHLVLMSPRRFGKSSLVKKAVVQTQRPYLWLNMQAVLSKEDFAAKLLKELLNQFKLEKMKHYLRNFRIIPSINMNPMTDELSVSFQPSTDNGTTAIEDVLNTIQKVSTPQNKLIVVFDEFQSILEIDKNMDKQLRSIMQEQTDINYIFLGSQESMMTDIFERVKSPFYHFGMLMRLNKIPYEDFKSYIADRLKDVSEQPTQIADEILAFTSCHPYYTQQLSFAVWNNLEAGKNEDVLQLAIEDIITTHDLDYERLWLNFNKTDKYVMVSICEGNNPAQDRNQPTSTMTSALLRLSKKGYIIRSDRYEIEDPFFRKWILKNMIE
- a CDS encoding hydroxymethylpyrimidine/phosphomethylpyrimidine kinase, translating into MKTIQPILTITGSDSTGGSGVQADIKTIFELGGYAVSAITSITVQNTLGIQEFFDIPAEIVSGQIEAIMNDMQPDIVKIGMIRRVETLNVVIDALTRYRPAHIIYAPAIWSSQGDALMTEDVVSQIKYRLLPLCSVVVARKKESDIILQNSRLLELAEKQGLRIYRLDNANSHGLINRFSSALAIYLNQGKKMEEALAMAQDFINIELARESNLQGRSSELYNQFISQVNNFCRTYSDVHFYADQLNVSGRYLAQVTRRISGKTPKAIIDEYIVKEIERELSTTTHTVQEIANAFGFSSQAHLTKFFKKMRGVTPSAFRQPKPVN
- a CDS encoding cysteine peptidase family C39 domain-containing protein; this encodes MICRYFDREYSLDSLLKICFATTEGVSMLGINEAARILGFHWISTRSN
- a CDS encoding two-component regulator propeller domain-containing protein, with amino-acid sequence MKLTLKHIGMFFIMLFLSCALNAQRFVNVALDGAQTVCSIQQDSQGMMWLGTENGLYCYDGYHSYKQYTEHTFSNTRVYAMAVDREQLFLATDKGMMCFNLQSNSYVQPSADATKDNGRKSTLEQRAILLKYRQIVFGSEVYALLDTPKGLLVGTLSGLYSVKKQALNGKNSWAKLNKQRILLPDSQQPLVNALAYDAKRRCYWIGTEGALYCADLQLKNFTRISQLNGNSVKCLAEESNGNLYIGTDNGLYRLSLDNSILHFEHDSRDASSIPNNIVWSCFVDKWQNVWIGTDNGLSRLSTHTYFQYTSLDKITLSGEGNCLHEICQTRDGEWWLGGTNGLIRFGMNASQNASDGNVAWYKQNSSSYPLSHNRVRKIYEDRKGDVWVCTDHGVNYYNRQTKQMHNFIICDKTGKYSTAWAYDVLEDKQGRMWMASYMGGIFVISKQRLLSLMTHSSGSTTIVADYHFSDQGKNALSGLHVGQMVIDAQGMVWASSFSSLDRINPQTMKVVPVEHKDDINYLMADSKGNVWAGGNTEVKCFVINPSANHSQLETKTWKIGGKVITMCDVDGKTWVVSGKECCVIDLGGKSSRFKIPSSIAPLAIFYSKAQHMVMMGGNDGYICLRADMPMEKGLQTKLMLAGIVVNGNQWQDAAPRNMKELELASDENSFTLQLTDLPFSDHPSAVYAYRLEGSDHDWHYLNKKRLDISYNGLPYGNYHLKVHVVDGEGNIGAEVYSLDITILPPWYLSIWAKLVYLLLAIVLAWGIMKFYLVRERLTEERRQKAEILEQVEARISFFNRLSEDLKTAVTHRSFDEILELTNRYLGVKIEKKEAEEPALNAADQRLLKEITETIETHMIDSDFNVTTLQEILGIGGKQLYRKLKAMTGKTPVEYIRELRMNKAAVMLKEGKFSVSEVMYTVGFSNNSYFSKCFSKAFGMTPTEYMKS